The Urocitellus parryii isolate mUroPar1 chromosome 6, mUroPar1.hap1, whole genome shotgun sequence genome includes a window with the following:
- the Map1a gene encoding microtubule-associated protein 1A isoform X1 has product METEARPARPRGVAMETTPGLELGSSGSPPSQNPAEWLCETEAAVAAARWDLRKHSLLIVIGDIGTESQLRAVRAHLEQGILSWNIDLSSFDLNQQLRLFITRHLAHFSSEVKGQRTLCHQSEILETIILVNPSADSISSEVHHLLSSPSAHKLLILSGQNLEPGGDLILQSGTYSYENFAQVLHNPEIAQLLSNRDPGIQAFLTVSCLGEGDWSHLGLSSSQETLHLQLNPEPILPTMDGVAEFSEYVSETVDVPSPFDLLEPPTSGGFLKLSKPCCYIFPGGRGDSALFAVNGFNILVDGGSDRKSCFWKLVRHLDRIDSVLLTHIGADNLPGINGLLQRKVAELEEEQSQGSSSYSDWVKNLISPELGVVFFNVPDKLRLPDASRKAKRSIEEACLTLQHLNRLGIQAEPLYRVVSNTIEPLTLFHKMGVGRLDMYVLNPVKDSKEMQFLMQKWAGNSKAKTGIVLANGKEAEISVPYLTSITALVVWLPANPTEKIVRVLFPGNAPQNKILEGLEKLRHLDFLRYPVATQKDLAAGAVPANLKPSKIKQRTDSKESLKAATKTAVSKLAKREEVAEEGAKEARSELAKELAKTEKKAKEPSEKPPEKPAKPERVRTESSEVLKAEKRKLIKDKVGKKHLKEKISKLEEKKDKEKKEIKKERKELKKDEGRKEEKKDVKKEEKRKDTKPEAKKISKPDLKPFTPEVRKTLYKAKAPGRIKMDKSRASRGEKELSSEPRTPPVQKGTVPLPNVSGHREMVLSSPEDLTQDFEEMKREERGLLAEQRDIGLGEKPLPVDTTEEGPPSTAIQGTQLSAPRLEQEEQVMKEKEVISDLPEEQGSKDRGPDSGAETEEEKDTWEEKKQRETEKLPETAEAREENEPEVKEDVIEKAEVEEMEEVHPSDEEEEEETKAVGFYQKHMQEALKVIPKGREALGGRELGLQGKVPERETSSFLSSLATPAGATEHVSYIQDETIPGYSETEQTISDEEIHDEPEERPAPPRFPTSTYDLPGPEGPGPFEASQPADIAIPVTSSKGYGAPETELTYPPNMVAAPLAEEEHVSSATSITECDKLSSFATSVAEDQSVASLTAPQTEETGKSSLLLDTVTSIPSSRTEATQGLDYVPSAGTISPTSSLEEDKGFKSPPCEDFSVTGESERRGEVVGRGLAGERVVEEEEKRANVEMTEKLHSQYGTPVFGTPGHTLRPGEPALGEIEERCLSPDDSTVKMASPPPSGPPSATHTPFHQSPVEDKSEPQDFQEDDSWGDTKHTPVVGKEDAAKESVKPGPEEGTLEKEGKVPPPKSPQAQEAPASIVGIHTGCTIQLLPEQDKAIVFETMEAGETMEAGIGLPGPIFGTEAIPRELRTSLQQPGEPQKDETLLIPDRSLSPEDAESLSVLSIVSPDTAKQEPTPRSPCGLTEKHLHKDIWPEISPEGTQSPSLSEESPSKETSLDISSKQLSPESLGTLQFGELSLEKDEKGPLMQADDTSYHLAPVSVPEPNVATVSPSTDGITVYSSQTRITDESPDRKLPASSFSHSTLSGDGKHSPGVIRSPSEHLTSDNSLTKSPESLPSPAMEDIAMEWEGKVLGLNDRTPEQEDKEPEPKDEILHQKDRILHQKDIVVEQRDTTMHQKGETLEEKVKALGQQDKDLEQKGKDIDQKDTWLEQKTKDKVLEQQDEVLEQKDKIPGEKDKVTALEQKDIALEQKDKATESKDKEKKHSDLEQKDKVLEQKDQTLESKDKEQKDKILEQKDKIGEEKDKAVEQRVQGSEHKDKVPEDKVPETKGKALEQTDRILEQKDKTQEQDKALEKKDQSLEQKYWALGKKDEALEQDSKIAEQKDKALEEKGKTQGQESFVQEDKTMKLKETTVEEKSPEKVRAAEQKGETLLEKTKALGLEESPVQEEQGQEQEDRYWKEQGMVPEWQETPPIREEPVGKQKDPVPAWKDTSPEQEVRYWRDRDVTLEQDAYWRELSCERKVWFPHELDGQGICPRYTEERESTFLDEGPDEQEVSPLQQTPRSPWASDFKDFQETSPQKGLEVERWLAESPVGLPPEEEDKLTRSPFEIISPPTSPPEMVGQRVPSAPGQESPIPETKPMPPMRNEPTTPSWLADIPPWVPKDRPVPPAPLSPAPAPPTPAPEPHTPAPFSWGTAEYDSVVAAVQEGAAELEGGPYSPLGKDYRKAEGEREGKSGAGAPESSPCSSKVPEASESHATRDTEQTEPEQREPTPYPDERSFQYADIYEQMMLTGLGPACPTREPPLGATGDWPPRLSTKEEAAGRDTSAEKELSSPVSPKNLQSDTSTFSYAALAGPTVPPRQEPELGLSVEPSLIPPAVPPRVPIPLSKGPSPPLNGNILTCRPDRRTPSPKESVQGHWYDSTSDSELEKGAREQPEKETQSPSPPHPTPAGPPTLWPETQAHTSPSVDSHLGPARPSLDFPASAFGFSSLQPAPPQLPSPAEPRSAPCGSLAFSGDRALALAPGPPARTRHDEYLEVTKAPSLDSSLPQLPSPGSPGAPLLSSLPRPASPALSEGSSSEATTPVISSVAERFPSGLEAAEQGSGELDPGMEPAAHSLWDLTPLSPAPPASLAPAPAPSLARDMDDGTLPCRLECSGEATKKLSPCQGPTGDCAANGPTETSPNPPGPATAKTEKEEAKACPAWERGAWPEGAERSSRPDTLLSPEQPLCPGEGSVGSPHSVSSEVEAGPQGCAADPRPHRGELSPSFLNPPLPPFTDDSDPSTEEARLLGKVGRRRAGGSGATGGPCPVADETPPTSASDSGSSQSDSDVPPETEECPSITAEAVLDSDEDGDFLPVDKAGGVSGTHHPRPGHDPPPVPQPDPHPSPPRPDVCMADPEGLSSESGRVERLREKEKAQGRVGRRAPGRAKPASPARRLDLRGKRSPTPGKGPVDRASRISPRPRSTTTQVTPAEEKDGHSPMSKGLVNGLKAGPMTLGSKGGSGSPVYVDLAYIPNHCSGKTADLDFFRRVRASYYVVSGNDPANGEPSRAVLDALLEGKAQWGENLQVTLIPTHDTEVTREWYQQTHEQQQQLNVLVLASSSTVVMQDESFPACKIEF; this is encoded by the exons ATGGAGACCGAGGCCCGGCCGGCGCGGCCTCGCGGCGTTGCCATGGAGACAACTCCCGGGCTGGAGCTCGGAAGCTCGGGCTCACCGCCGTCTCAGAACCCTGCGGAGTGGCTGTGCGAGACCGAAGCCGCGGTGGCGGCGGCACGCTGGGACCTGAGAAAACACTCTTTGCTCATCGTGATCGGCGATATCGGTACCGAGAGCCAGCTGAGGGCCGTGCGGGCCCACCTTGAACAAG GGATTCTCTCCTGGAACATTGACTTATCATCCTTTGACTTGAACCAACAGTTGAGACTCTTCATTACCCGGCACCTAGCTCACTTCTCCTCAGAGGTCAAAG gCCAGAGGACCCTCTGCCACCAGAGTGAGATCCTAGAGACCATCATCCTGGTAAACCCCAGTGCAGACAGCATCAGCTCTGAG GTTCACCATCTCCTTAGTAGCCCATCGGCTCACAAACTACTGATCCTGAGTGGGCAAAATTTAGAGCCTGGGGGAGACCTCATCCTTCAGAGTGGTACCTACTCCTATGAAAATTTTGCACAGGTCCTTCACAACCCAGAG ATTGCCCAATTGCTCAGCAATAGAGACCCTGGAATCCAGGCCTTCCTCACTGTGTCGTGCTTAGGGGAGGGTGATTGGAGCCACCTGGGACTGTCCAGTTCCCAAGAGACCCTGCATCTCCAGCTAAACCCTGAACCCATACTACCCACCATGGATGGTGTGGCTGAATTCTCCGAGTACGTTTCTGAGACTGTGGATGTGCCATCCCCCTTTGACCTGCTTGAACCCCCCACTTCAGGGGGCTTCCTCAAACTCTCCAAGCCTTGCTGCTATATCTTCCCAGGTGGCCGAGGGGACTCTGCCCTCTTTGCTGTCAATGGTTTCAACATTCTGGTAGATGGCGGTTCTGATCGCAAGTCCTGCTTCTGGAAGCTGGTGCGCCACCTGGACCGCATTGACTCAGTGCTGCTCACTCACATTGGGGCAGACAACCTGCCAGGCATCAATGGACTCCTGCAGCGCAAAGTGGCAGAACTAGAGGAGGAGCAGTCCCAGGGCTCCAGCAGCTACAGTGATTGGGTGAAAAACCTCATCTCCCCTGAGCTTGGAGTTGTCTTTTTCAACGTGCCTGATAAGCTGCGGCTGCCTGATGCCTCCCGGAAGGCCAAGCGCAGCATTGAGGAGGCCTGCCTCACTCTTCAGCACCTAAATCGCTTGGGCATCCAGGCCGAGCCTCTATACCGTGTGGTCAGCAACACTATTGAGCCACTGACCCTTTTCCACAAAATGGGTGTAGGCCGACTGGACATGTATGTTCTCAACCCTGTCAAGGACAGCAAGGAAATGCAGTTTCTCATGCAAAAGTGGGCAGGCAATAGTAAAGCCAAGACAGGCATTGTGTTGGCCAATGGGAAAGAGGCTGAAATCTCAGTACCCTACTTGACCTCTATCACAGCTCTTGTGGTCTGGCTACCAGCCAACCCTACTGAGAAGATTGTACGTGTGCTTTTTCCAGGAAATGCTCCCCAGAACAAGATCTTGGAGGGCCTGGAAAAGCTTCGGCACCTGGACTTTCTGCGCTACCCGGTGGCCACACAGAAGGACCTGGCTGCTGGGGCTGTGCCTGCTAACCTGAAGCCTAGCAAAATCAAACAGCGGACTGACAGCAAAGAGAGCCTTAAAGCTGCTACCAAGACCGCTGTGAGCAAGCTGGCTAAACGGGAGGAAGTAGCAGAAGAGGGAGCCAAGGAGGCCCGctcagagttggccaaggagttAGCCAAGACAGAGAAGAAGGCAAAAGAGCCATCTGAGAAGCCCCCAGAGAAGCCTGCCAAACCTGAGAGGGTGAGGACAGAGTCAAGTGAGGTACTGAAGGCAGAGAAGCGAAAGCTGATCAAGGACAAGGTAGGGAAGAAGCACCTTAAAGAAAAGATATCAAagctagaagagaaaaaagacaaggagaaaaaagagatcaagaaggagaggaaggagctcaagaaggatgaaggaaggaaagaagagaaaaaggatgtcaagaaggaggagaagaggaaagataCCAAACCTGAGGCaaagaaaatttccaaaccaGACCTGAAGCCCTTTACCCCTGAGGTACGTAAGACCCTCTACAAAGCCAAGGCCCCTGGAAGAATCAAGATGGACAAGAGCCGAGCTTCCCGGGGGGAGAAGGAACTGTCTTCTGAGCCTCGGACACCCCCAGTGCAAAAGGGGACTGTACCACTCCCAAATGTCAGTGGACACAGGGAGATGGTCCTGTCCTCACCAGAGGACCTCACACAGGACTTTGAGGAGATGAAACGTGAGGAGAGAGGTTTGCTGGCTGAACAAAGGGACATAGGACTAGGAGAGAAGCCACTCCCTGTAGATACTACAGAGGAGGGACCTCCAAGCACAGCTATCCAGGGAACACAACTCTCTGCCCCCAGGCTGGAACAAGAGGAGCAGGTAATGAAGGAGAAAGAAGTTATCTCAGACCTCCCTGAAGAACAAGGCAGCAAAGACAGAGGCCCAGACTCTGGGGCtgaaacagaggaagagaaagatacCTGGGAGGAAAAGAAGCAGAGGGAAACAGAGAAGCTTCCAGAGACAGcagaagccagagaggaaaatGAACCTGAGGTAAAGGAGGATGTGATAGAaaaggctgaggtagaagaaaTGGAGGAGGTGCACCCTTcagatgaagaagaagaggaagagacaaaggCTGTGGGTTTTTACCAAAAACATATGCAGGAAGCCTTGAAGGTAATCCCAAAGGGCAGGGAGGCTCTTGGGGGCCGGGAATTGGGACTCCAGGGAAAGGTGCCTGAAAGGGAGACCTCATCATTCCTAAGCAGCCTGGCCACCCCTGCAGGAGCAACTGAGCATGTCTCTTACATTCAGGATGAGACGATCCCTGGTTACTCAGAGACTGAGCAGACCATCTCAGATGAAGAGATCCATGATGAACCGGAGGAACGCCCAGCTCCACCCAGATTCCCTACAAGTACATATGACCTCCCTGGGCCTGAAGGTCCTGGTCCCTTTGAAGCCAGCCAGCCTGCTGATATTGCTATTCCTGTCACCTCAAGCAAAGGCTATGGAGCACCAGAGACTGAACTCACCTACCCGCCCAACATGGTGGCTGCCCCTTTGGCTGAAGAGGAGCATGTATCCTCAGCCACTTCAATCACTGAATGTGACAAGCTTTCTTCCTTTGCCACATCAGTGGCTGAGGACCAGTCCGTGGCCTCACTTACAGCTCCCCAGACAGAGGAAACAGGCAAAAGCTCCTTGCTACTTGATACAGTCACAAGCATCCCCTCCTCCCGCACTGAAGCTACTCAGGGCTTGGATTATGTGCCATCGGCAGGTACCATCtcacccacctcctccctggAAGAAGACAAGGGCTTCAAATCACCACCCTGTGAGGACTTCTCTGTGACTGGGGAgtcagagagaagaggagaggttGTAGGGAGAGGTTTGGCTGGGGAGAGAGttgtggaagaggaagagaagagggcaAATGTAGAGATGACTGAGAAACTTCACAGTCAATATGGAACTCCAGTGTTTGGTACTCCTGGACATACCCTACGTCCAGGGGAACCAGCCCTTGGAGAAATAGAGGAGCGGTGCCTCAGCCCAGATGATAGTACAGTGAAGAtggcttctcctcctccatctggcCCACCCAGTGCCACCCATACACCCTTTCATCAGTCCCCGGTTGAAGATAAGTCTGAGCCCCAAGATTTTCAAGAAGATGACTCATGGGGGGACACTAAGCACACACCAGTTGTGGGCAAGGAAGATGCTGCCAAAGAGTCAGTCAAGCCAGGGCCTGAAGAGGGAACActagagaaagagggaaaggtgCCTCCTCCCAAGAGCCCACAGGCCCAGGAAGCACCTGCCAGCATTGTTGGGATACATACAGGCTGCACCATTCAGCTATTGCCAGAACAGGACAAAGCAATAGTCTTTGAAACCATGGAGGCAGGAGAGACTATGGAGGCAGGAATTGGGCTCCCAGGCCCAATTTTTGGAACAGAAGCCATTCCCAGAGAATTGAGGACATCACTCCAACAACCTGGTGAACCTCAGAAAGATGAGACACTCCTAATTCCTGATCGAAGTCTTTCCCCTGaagatgcagagtctctgtctGTCCTCAGTATAGTCTCTCCAGATACTGCCAAACAAGAGCCTACTCCCAGATCTCCCTGTGGACTGACAGAGAAGCACTTACATAAAGATATTTGGCCAGAGATTTCTCCAGAAGGCACACAGTCACCTTCTCTCTCAGAAGAGAGTCCTAGCAAGGAGACCTCTCTGGATATCTCTTCAAAGCAGCTCTCTCCAGAAAGCCTTGGCACCCTCCAGTTTGGAGAACTAAGCCTTGAAAAGGATGAAAAGGGACCTCTAATGCAGGCTGATGACACCTCTTACCATCTAGCTCCTGTATCTGTTCCAGAGCCTAATGTAGCCACAGTGTCACCTTCCACAGATGGGATCACTGTATATTCTTCACAGACACGTATCACAGATGAGAGCCCTGACAGAAAATTACCTGCCAGCTCCTTCTCTCACTCTACACTGTCAGGGGATGGAAAGCATTCACCTGGGGTAATCAGGAGCCCCAGTGAACATCTGACATCTGATAACTCCCTCACCAAGAGTCCTGAGTCTTTGCCAAGCCCTGCCATGGAAGACATTGCCATGGAGTGGGAAGGTAAGGTTCTGGGGTTGAATGACAGAACCCCAGAGCAGGAAGACAAAGAACCCGAGCCAAAGGATGAAATCCTACATCAAAAGGACAGAATTCTGCACCAGAAAGATATTGTTGTAGAGCAAAGGGATACAACCATGCATCAAAAAGGTGAGACTCTGGAAGAAAAGGTTAAGGCTTTGGGACAGCAGGATAAGGATTTGGAACAAAAAGGCAAAGACATAGACCAAAAAGATACATGGCTAGagcaaaagacaaaagacaaagtcTTAGAACAACAAGATGAAGTCCTGGAACAGAAGGACAAGATCCCAGGAGAAAAAGACAAGGTCACAGCCCTGGAACAAAAGGACATAGCCCTAGAACAGAAGGACAAGGCCACAGaatcaaaagataaagaaaaaaaacacagtgaCTTAGAACAAAAAGACAAGGTCCTGGAACAGAAGGATCAAACACTTGAATCAAAAGACAAGGAACAAAAAGACAAGATCTTGGAACAAAAAGACAAGAttggagaagagaaagacaaagccGTAGAACAAAGAGTGCAAGGTTCTGAACATAAAGACAAGGTTCCAGAAGACAAAGTCCCTGAAACAAAGGGCAAAGCTCTAGAACAGACAGACAGAATTCTTGAACAGAAAGACAAGACCCAGGAACAGGATAAGGCCTTAGAAAAGAAAGATCAGTCCTTAGAACAAAAATATTGGGCCTTAGGAAAGAAGGATGAAGCTCTTGAACAAGACAGTAAGATTGCTGAACAGAAAGATAAGGCTTTGGAAGAAAAGGGCAAAACTCAGGGACAGGAAAGCTTCGTTCAGGAGGATAAAACCATGAAACTAAAGGAGACAACAGTAGAAGAAAAATCTCCAGAAAAGGTCAGAGCTGCAGAACAGAAGGGAGAAACTCTGCTGGAGAAGACCAAAGCTCTGGGACTGGAAGAGAGTCCAGTGCAGGAGGAACAGGGCCAAGAGCAGGAAGACAGGTACTGGAAGGAGCAGGGTATGGTCCCGGAGTGGCAAGAAACACCTCCAATCAGAGAGGAGCCAGTTGGAAAACAGAAAGATCCTGTACCAGCGTGGAAAGACACATCTCCTGAGCAGGAAGTCAGGTATTGGAGGGACAGAGATGTGACACTTGAACAGGACGCATACTGGAGAGAGCTGAGCTGTGAGAGGAAGGTCTGGTTCCCTCACGAATTGGATGGCCAGGGGATCTGCCCACGGTACACCGAGGAACGAGAGAGCACTTTCCTCGATGAGGGACCAGATGAACAGGAAGTATCCCCTCTGCAGCAGACGCCCCGGAGTCCCTGGGCCTCAGATTTCAAGGATTTCCAAGAGACTTCAccacaaaaagggctggaagtGGAGCGCTGGCTTGCCGAGTCACCAGTTGGGCTGCCACCAGAGGAAGAGGACAAGCTGACCCGCTCTCCCTTTGAGATcatctcccctcccacctctccaccTGAAATGGTTGGACAGCGGGTTCCTTCAGCCCCAGGACAAGAAAGTCCTATTCCAGAGACTAAGCCCATGCCCCCCATGAGGAATGAACCCACCACCCCCTCATGGTTGGCTGACATCCCACCGTGGGTGCCTAAGGATAGACCTGTTCCCCCTGCacccctctccccagctccagctcctcctACACCTGCTCCAGAGCCTCACACTCCTGCACCCTTCTCCTGGGGCACAGCTGAGTATGACAGTGTAGTGGCTGCAGTGCAGGAGGGGGCAGCTGAGTTGGAAGGAGGACCATACTCCCCCCTAGGGAAGGACTACCGCAAGgctgaaggggaaagggaagggaaaagtggAGCTGGGGCTCCTGAAAGCAGCCCCTGTAGCTCAAAGGTCCCAGAGGCCAGTGAGAGCCATGCCACCAGGGATACTGAACAGACTGAGCCAGAACAACGGGAGCCCACACCCTATCCTGATGAGAGAAGCTTTCAGTATGCAGACATCTATGAGCAGATGATGCTTACTGGACTTGGCCCTGCATGCCCCACTAGGGAGCCTCCACTTGGTGCAACTGGGGATTGGCCCCCACGCCTCTCAACTAAAGAGGAGGCTGCTGGCCGAGACACATCTGCAGAGAAGGAGCTTTCTTCTCCTGTCTCACCCAAGAACCTCCAATCTGACACTTCAACCTTTAGCTATGCAGCCCTGGCAGGTCCCACTGTGCCCCCCAGGCAGGAGCCTGAGCTAGGGCTTAGTGTGGAGCCCAGCCTCATTCCACCTGCAGTGCCCCCCCGTGTCCCTATACCCCTCAGCAAAGGCCCAAGCCCTCCTCTCAATGGTAACATTCTAACCTGTAGACCAGATAGGAGGACCCCGTCCCCCAAAGAATCAGTCCAGGGTCACTGGTATGACAGCACTAGTGACTCAGAGCTAGAGAAGGGAGCTCGGGAACAGCCAGAAAAAGAGACTCAGTCCCCAAGTCCCCCTCATCCCACCCCTGCAGGGCCCCCCACATTGTGGCCTGAAACTCAGGCACATACCAGCCCTTCCGTGGACTCACACCTGGGTCCTGCCCGACCCAGCCTGGACTTCCCTGCTTCAGCCTTTGGCTTTTCTTCATTGCAGCCTGCTCCCCCTCAGCTGCCCTCTCCAGCTGAACCCCGCTCGGCACCCTGTGGCTCTCTCGCCTTCTCTGGGGACCGAGCTCTGGCTCTGGCTCCAGGACCCCCAGCCAGAACCCGGCATGATGAATACTTGGAAGTGACCAAGGCCCCCAGCCTGGACTCCTCTCTGCCCCAGCTCCCATCACCCGGCTCTCCTGGAGCCCCTCTCCTCTCCAGTCTGCCACGACCTGCCTCGCCAGCCTTGTCTGAAGGCTCCTCCTCTGAGGCTACCACACCTGTGATTTCAAGTGTGGCTGAGCGCTTCCCTTCAGGCCTGGAAGCTGCAGAACAGGGGTCAGGAGAGCTGGacccaggaatggagccagctgcccACAGCCTCTGGGACCTCACTCCTCTGAGCCCAGCACCCCCAGCTTCACTGGCCCCGGCTCCAGCTCCAAGCTTGGCTAGAGACATGGATGATGGCACCCTGCCCTGCCGCCTAGAGTGCTCAGGGGAAGCCACCAAGAAGCTGAGCCCCTGCCAGGGTCCCACTGGGGATTGTGCAGCCAATGGCCCAACTGAAACCAGCCCGAATCCCCCAGGCCCTGCCACAGCCAAGACGGAAAAAGAAGAGGCTAAGGCCTGTCCTGCTTGGGAACGAGGGGCCTGGCCTGAGGGAGCTGAGAGAAGCTCTCGGCCTGACACACTGCTCTCTCCTGAGCAGCCCCTGTGTCCTGGAGAGGGTTCTGTTGGCTCACCCCACAGTGTCTCTTCTGAGGTTGAGGCTGGGCCTCAGGGATGTGCTGCCGATCCCCGGCCACACCGTGGGGAGCTTTCCCCATCCTTCCTGAACCCCCCTCTGCCCCCATTCACAGATGACAGTGACCCTTCAACTGAAGAAGCTCGATTGCTAGGAAAAGTGGGGCGGCGCCGGGCTGGAGGTTCAGGGGCCACAGGGGGCCCATGCCCTGTGGCTGATGAGACACCCCCCACGTCAGCCAGTGACTCAGGCTCCTCACAGTCAGATTCTGATGTTCCACCAGAAACTGAGGAGTGTCCGTCCATCACAGCTGAGGCAGTGCTAGACTCAGATGAAGATGGGGACTTCTTACCTGTGGACAAAGCTGGGGGGGTCAGTGGAACTCACCATCCCAGACCTGGCCATGACCCACCCCCTGTTCCCCAGCCAGACCCCCACCCATCCCCTCCCCGCCCTGACGTGTGCATGGCTGACCCTGAGGGGCTCAGCTCAGAGTCTGGGAGGGTAGAGAGGCTTCGAGAAAAGGAGAAGGCTCAGGGGCGAGTAGGGCGCCGGGCCCCAGGCCGGGCCAAGCCAGCATCCCCGGCACGACGTCTGGATCTTCGGGGAAAACGTTCACCTACCCCTGGTAAAGGGCCTGTAGATCGTGCATCTCGGATATCCCCTCGACCACGCAGCACTACAACCCAGGTCACCCCAGCAGAAGAAAAGGATGGACATAGCCCCATGTCCAAAGGCCTAGTCAATGGACTCAAGGCAGGACCAA TGACCTTAGGTTCCAAGGGTGGCTCTGGCTCCCCTGTATACGTGGATCTCGCCTATATACCAAATCATTGTAGTGGCAAGACTGCTGACCTTGATTTCTTCCGTCGAGTCCGTGCATCCTACTATGTGGTCAGTGGGAATGACCCTGCCAATGGCGAGCCAAGCCGGGCTGTGCTGGATGCCCTGCTGGAGGGCAAGGCTCAGTGGGGGGAGAATCTTCAG GTGACTCTGATCCCCACTCATGACACGGAGGTGACTCGTGAGTGGTACCAGCAGACTcatgagcagcagcagcaactgAACGTCTTGGTCCTGGCTAGTAGCAGCACTGTGGTCATGCAGGATGAGTCCTTCCCAGCCTGCAAGATTGAGTTCTGA